A genome region from Hevea brasiliensis isolate MT/VB/25A 57/8 chromosome 9, ASM3005281v1, whole genome shotgun sequence includes the following:
- the LOC131183444 gene encoding cationic peroxidase 2-like — translation MERYTCSSSSQITHIIILMRLFVFMSATLVHGQGTRVGFYATTCPRAESIVSSTVATHFRSNTAIAPALLRMHFHDCFVRGCDASVLIDGSKTEKTAQPNLGLRGYEVIDDAKTQLEAACPGIVSCTDILALAARDSVVLTGGRSWLVPTGRGDGRVSLASETTDLRGFRESIDSQKQKFSAKGLNTQDLVVLVGKHIQKDTPCQFFSYRLYNFNGTASSDPSINASFLPQLQALCPQNGDGTKRVAFDTGSENRFDASFFTNLRNGRGILESDQKLWTDASTRAIVQRFLGITGLAAFNVEFGRSMVKMSNTGVKTGTDGEIRKICSAINS, via the exons ATGGAGAGATACACTTGTTCTTCTTCAAGCCAAATTACACACATTATTATATTAATGCGCCTCTTTGTTTTTATGTCTGCGACCTTGGTGCATGGCCAAGGCACTCGTGTTGGTTTCTATGCTACTACATGTCCTAGAGCTGAATCCATTGTAAGCTCAACTGTTGCAACACATTTTCGATCTAACACTGCAATTGCTCCTGCTTTGCTGAGGATGCATTTCCATGATTGCTTTGTTCGAGGTTGCGATGCTTCTGTCCTTATTGATGGTTCCAAAACTGAGAAAACTGCCCAACCAAATCTTGGGTTGAGAGGCTATGAAGTTATTGACGATGCCAAGACTCAGCTTGAAGCTGCATGTCCTGGAATTGTTTCTTGCACTGATATTCTTGCACTTGCAGCCCGTGACTCTGTTGTTCTG ACTGGTGGACGAAGTTGGCTGGTGCCTACCGGACGTGGAGACGGCCGGGTGTCATTGGCATCCGAAACAACTGATTTGCGTGGCTTCAGAGAATCCATTGATTCCCAAAAGCAAAAGTTCTCTGCCAAGGGTCTTAACACACAAGATCTTGTCGTACTTGTTGGTAAGC ATATACAGAAGGACACACCTTGCCAGTTCTTTAGTTACAGATTATACAACTTCAATGGCACCGCAAGTTCTGATCCTTCCATTAATGCTTCGTTCCTCCCTCAACTACAAGCACTGTGTCCACAGAACGGGGATGGGACAAAGCGAGTTGCTTTTGATACAGGTAGTGAAAACAGATTTGATGCATCTTTCTTCACCAACCTGAGAAATGGGCGAGGAATACTTGAGTCTGATCAGAAATTGTGGACTGATGCTTCGACGAGAGCAATTGTTCAACGTTTCCTGGGTATTACTGGTTTGGCTGCATTCAATGTTGAGTTTGGAAGATCCATGGTTAAGATGAGTAACACTGGAGTGAAGACAGGCACTGATGGTGAAATTAGGAAGATATGTTCTGCAATAAACTCATGA